Proteins from one Anopheles nili chromosome 2, idAnoNiliSN_F5_01, whole genome shotgun sequence genomic window:
- the LOC128731704 gene encoding RING-type E3 ubiquitin-protein ligase PPIL2 translates to MGKKQHQKDKMYLTYTEWSEFYGGHKPDSVENEQIKFKRLPFDHCCLSMVPFEHPYCDKDGNVFELSAIVEFLKKFKVNPVTGAPLDGKSLLKLNFTKNHEGLYHCPTLFKPFTKNSHIVANGKTGNVFSWEAIEQLNVKAKNWKDLLDDTPFLRKDLITIQDPGSLDKFNISSFHHIKQRLRVPTEEELAERKDPQGRLKTISVETKEILTQLEKDYKAPEEQKEERQVADKFNAAHYSTGAVAASFTSTAMVPVSNHEAAIIDDDIVRYERVKKKGYVRLLTNYGALNLELYCEQVPKTCENFLKHCHSGYYNGCLFHRSIRNFMIQGGDPTGVGNGGTSAWGKKFADEIKPNLSHSGRGILSMANSGPNTNGSQFFITYRSCKHLDGKHTIFGKLVGGLEILTEMERVEVDNRDRPIENIFIQRAQVFVDPFQEVDEQLAKERAEELERIQREAEEKRNKNVGKKSTQPLKVFRAGVGKYLDTNVTKILPDVNEKPGPSNAAEPSKAKKRKTVVGSDGFGNFSSW, encoded by the exons ATGggtaaaaaacaacatcagaaggataaaat GTACCTCACGTACACCGAGTGGTCTGAATTCTACGGAGGTCACAAACCGgactcggtggaaaatgaacagATAAAGTTCAAAAGATTGCCATTCGATCACTGTTGCCTATCGATGGTTCCTTTCGAACATCCGTACTGCGATAAGGATGGCAATGTGTTTGAATTGTCTGCAATCGTGGAGTttttgaagaaattcaagGTGAACCCGGTAACGGGCGCCCCGCTGGATGGCAAGTCGTTACTCAAGCTGAACTTTACCAAAAACCACGAAGGCTTATACCACTGTCCCACGTTGTTTAAACCCTTCACGAAAAACTCCCACATTGTGGCCAACGGAAAGACGGGCAACGTGTTCTCGTGGGAAGCCATCGAGCAGCTTAACGTAAAGGCTAAAAACTGGAAGGATCTGCTGGACGATACACCTTTCCTGAGGAAAGATCTCATCACCATCCAGGATCCGGGAAGTTTGGATAAATTTAACATTTCCAGCTTCCATCACATTAAACAGAGGCTTCGTGTACCGACAGAGGAAGAGCTTGCAGAACGGAAAGACCCACAGGGACGCCTCAAAACGATTTCGGTCGAGACGAAGGAAATTTTGACCCAACTCGAAAAGGACTACAAGGCACCAGAGGAGCAAAAAGAGGAGCGCCAAGTGGCGGATAAGTTCAATGCGGCCCATTACTCAACTGGCGCGGTGGCCGCGTCGTTTACCTCCACCGCGATGGTGCCGGTTTCGAACCACGAGGCGGCCATCATCGACGACGACATCGTGCGGTATGAGCGGGTGAAAAAGAAGGGCTACGTGCGACTGCTGACAAACTACGGAGCGCTCAACCTGGAACTGTACTGCGAGCAGGTTCCGAAGACGTGCGAAAATTTCCTCAAGCACTGCCATAGTGGATACTACAATGGATGTCTATTTCATCGGTCGATCCGCAACTTCATGATCCAGGGTGGCGATCCAACCGGTGTCGGTAACGGCGGAACGTCGGCTTGGGGCAAAAAGTTTGCCGACGAAATCAAGCCCAATCTTTCACATTCTGGCCGAGGCATCCTGTCGATGGCCAACTCGGGTCCAAACACAAATGGATCGCAATT CTTCATCACGTATCGTTCCTGCAAGCATCTGGACGGAAAGCACACTATCTTTGGAAAGCTGGTCGGAGGGCTCGAAATCCTTACGGAGATGGAACGCGTGGAAGTGGACAATCGTGATCGTCCGATcgagaacattttcatccagcGAGCGCAAGTATTCGTCGATCCATTCCAGGAAGTGGACGAGCAGCTCGCCAAAGAGCGGGCCGAAGAACTGGAACGTATCCAGCGTGAAGCGGAAGAGAAGCGCAACAAAAATGTTGgtaaaaaatccacccaaccgcTGAAGGTTTTTCGCGCGGGCGTGGGAAAGTATCTAGATACAAACGTGACCAAGATCCTGCCGGATGTTAATGAAAAACCGGGCCCTAGCAATGCGGCAGAACcctcgaaagcgaaaaaacgtaaaacggTCGTCGGAAGCGACGGTTTCGGTAATTTTAGCTCATGGTAA
- the LOC128729929 gene encoding histone H3.3A-like produces the protein MARTKQTARKSTGGKAPRKQLATKAARKSAPSTGGVKKPHRYRPGTVALREIRRYQKSTELLIRKLPFQRLVREIAQDFKTDLRFQSAAVAALQEASEAYLVGLFEDTNLCAIHAKRVTIMPKDIQLARRIRGERA, from the coding sequence ATGGCCCGTACCAAGCAAACTGCCCGTAAGTCGACCGGAGGAAAGGCCCCTCGCAAGCAGCTGGCCACGAAGGCTGCTCGTAAGAGTGCACCATCCACCGGAGGCGTGAAGAAGCCTCACCGTTACCGTCCAGGAACGGTGGCCCTGCGAGAAATCCGTCGTTACCAAAAGTCGACGGAGTtgctgatccgcaagctgcccttccagcggtTGGTGCGTGAGATTGCGCAGGATTTCAAGACTGATCTGCGCTTCCAAAGTGCCGCAGTGGCAGCCCTGCAGGAAGCTAGCGAGGCGTACTTGGTAGGCTTGTTCGAGGACACGAACTTGTGCGCCATCCACGCCAAGCGCGTCACCATCATGCCCAAGGATATTCAGCTGGCCCGCCGCATCCGAGGAGAGCGTGCCTAA
- the LOC128731573 gene encoding histone H3.3A-like isoform X1: MARTKQTARKSTGGKAPRKQLATKAARKSAPSTGGVKKPHRYRPGTVALREIRRYQKSTELLIRKLPFQRLVREIAQDFKTDLRFQSAAVAALQEASEAYLVGLFEDTNLCAIHAKRVTIMPKDIQLARRIRGERA; encoded by the coding sequence ATGGCCCGTACTAAGCAAACCGCCCGTAAGTCGACCGGAGGAAAGGCTCCACGAAAGCAGCTGGCCACGAAGGCTGCACGTAAGAGTGCACCCTCGACCGGAGGCGTGAAGAAGCCTCACCGTTACCGTCCAGGAACGGTGGCCCTGCGAGAAATCCGTCGTTACCAAAAGTCGACGGAGTtgctgatccgcaagctgcccttccagcggtTGGTGCGTGAGATTGCGCAGGATTTCAAGACTGATCTGCGCTTCCAAAGTGCCGCAGTGGCAGCCCTGCAGGAAGCTAGCGAGGCGTACTTGGTAGGCTTGTTCGAGGATACGAACTTGTGCGCCATCCATGCCAAGCGCGTCACCATCATGCCCAAGGACATTCAGCTGGCCCGCCGCATCCGAGGAGAGCGTGCCTAA
- the LOC128731420 gene encoding uncharacterized protein LOC128731420, translated as MTDTTLPIANTLRLRPLTKENILYYYFPLKGMLSYAALSVNVMNPSIAIKLLPKRDVTNFLLLHTVLGTTLFMYSRPHLKAVPTNKRAAYSICGSVLFSFGSVLVWAVIRSAVPRNQGLATALGLSSGLLMAKLGYDYMENNDSQAVVKKN; from the exons ATGACTGACACCACTTTGCCGATTGCCAATACGCTGCGCCTGCGACCATTGACCAAAGAAAACATCCTTTACTACTACTTTCCACTGAAAGGTATGCTCAGCTATGCAGCGCTGTCCGTCAACGTAATGAATCCGTCGATTGCGATCAA ACTTTTGCCAAAGCGAGATGTAACCAACTTCCTGTTGCTTCATACGGTGCTCGGAACGACGCTGTTTATGTACAGCAGGCCGCATCTCAAAGCTGTGCCAACGAACAAGCGTGCCGCGTATAGCATCTGCGGATCCGTGCTGTTCAGTTTCGGATCGGTGTTGGTGTGGGCCGTCATCCGATCGGCCGTTCCCCGTAATCAGGGCCTTGCCACCGCACTGGGCTTGTCCTCGGGACTTCTAATGGCCAAGCTGGGCTATGACTACATGGAAAACAACGACAGTCAAGCGGTCGTAAAGAAGAACTAG
- the LOC128731573 gene encoding histone H3.3A-like isoform X2, which translates to MLAALMARTKQTARKSTGGKAPRKQLATKAARKSAPSTGGVKKPHRYRPGTVALREIRRYQKSTELLIRKLPFQRLVREIAQDFKTDLRFQSAAVAALQEASEAYLVGLFEDTNLCAIHAKRVTIMPKDIQLARRIRGERA; encoded by the coding sequence GATGGCCCGTACTAAGCAAACCGCCCGTAAGTCGACCGGAGGAAAGGCTCCACGAAAGCAGCTGGCCACGAAGGCTGCACGTAAGAGTGCACCCTCGACCGGAGGCGTGAAGAAGCCTCACCGTTACCGTCCAGGAACGGTGGCCCTGCGAGAAATCCGTCGTTACCAAAAGTCGACGGAGTtgctgatccgcaagctgcccttccagcggtTGGTGCGTGAGATTGCGCAGGATTTCAAGACTGATCTGCGCTTCCAAAGTGCCGCAGTGGCAGCCCTGCAGGAAGCTAGCGAGGCGTACTTGGTAGGCTTGTTCGAGGATACGAACTTGTGCGCCATCCATGCCAAGCGCGTCACCATCATGCCCAAGGACATTCAGCTGGCCCGCCGCATCCGAGGAGAGCGTGCCTAA
- the LOC128731797 gene encoding MIEF1 upstream open reading frame protein, which produces MCAPAASKRLVLSLYRDLLRYGTQLQYTDQEYFLSRIRREFRQGASLTDPKEIDICFKRGLALLNRARVV; this is translated from the exons ATGTGTGCTCCGGCCGCCTCGAAACGGTTAGTACTTTCTTTGTATCGTGATTTGCTGCGCTACGGGACGCAGCTGCAATATACGGATCAAGAATATTTCCTAAGTCGAATTAGGCGCGAATTTCGTCAGGGGGCGTCCCTGACCGATCCGAAAGAAATAGACATTTGTTTCAAG AGAGGACTAGCGTTACTGAATCGCGCCCGCGTGGTGTAG
- the LOC128729945 gene encoding mitochondrial translation release factor in rescue gives MASLLRRYVLRDMPYSGWRALSKMIDDSRVPVLQEADLEESFVRGSGPGGQSVAKTNNKVVLTHKPTGIVVQCHTSRSLFENRREARKLLVSKLDQLYNGDQSVDAQQQRIDAKKQSETARRKQKLQAKKKAWKEREFGGNESDNAS, from the coding sequence ATGGCTTCCCTGTTGCGACGCTATGTCCTTCGAGACATGCCCTATTCCGGTTGGCGTGCCCTCTCGAAAATGATCGACGACAGCCGGGTACCGGTGTTGCAGGAGGCTGATCTGGAGGAATCATTCGTCCGGGGAAGCGGCCCGGGAGGACAATCGGTGGccaaaaccaacaacaagGTCGTGCTGACGCACAAACCAACAGGTATTGTAGTTCAGTGTCACACCTCTCGGTCGTTATTCGAGAACAGGCGGGAGGCCAGAAAGCTTCTTGTCAGCAAGCTGGACCAGCTGTACAATGGTGACCAATCGGTGGACGCCCAACAGCAGCGAATCGATGCCAAAAAACAGTCAGAAACGGCTCGGCGGAAACAGAAGTTgcaggcaaagaaaaaagcctGGAAAGAGCGGGAATTTGGAGGGAACGAGTCTGACAATGCTAGCTAA